Part of the Tenacibaculum sp. SZ-18 genome, ACATATTTTTATTTGCCAAAATTAGAGCATTATTTAGAAGCAAGATGGTGGAATGAGGTTTTTGTTTTTGCTCAAGAATATTTAGGCATTGCTCAAGATACAATTAAAGCTACTGTACTTATTGAGACAATAACAGCTAGTTTTCAATTAGACGAAATTATTTATGAATTAAAAGATCATATGGCGGGTCTTAATTGCGGGAGATGGGATTACATTTTCTCCTACATTAAAAAGTTTAGAAATCATGAAGGGTTTTTAGTGCCGAACCGTGCACAAGTAACAATGAGCTCGCCATTTATGAAAGCATATTCTCAAAGAGTAGTTCAACGTTGTCATGTTCGTCGTGTACACGCAATGGGAGGAATGGCTGCTCAAATTCCAGTTAAAAATGACGAAGAAGCGAATAAAGCAGCTTATGCTAAAGTAGAAGGTGATAAGTTACAAGAAGTTAAAAATGGTCACGACGGAACTTGGGTTGCACATCCCGGATTGGTTAAGGTTGCAATGGATGTTTTTAATGAGCATATGCCAACTTCAAATCAAATTGGTAATAAGCGAGAAGATTTAATAGTTACAGAAGAAGAATTGGTTGAAATGCCTATTGGAACTGTTACAGAAACTGGTATTCGTGAAAATATTAATGTTGGAATTCTTTACATTGAAAGTTGGTTAGCTGGAAATGGAGCAGCAGCCTTATATAATTTAATGGAAGATGCTGCTACGGCAGAGATTTCTAGAACTCAAATTTGGCAATGGTTACACAAAGGTGTAAGCTTAGAAAGTGAAGATGAATTTGATGTTGAAATGTATCAAAAATTAAAAATTCAGGAGATTGAAAAGATTAAAGAAATGGTAGGAGAAGAATCATTTAAAACGAGAAGATTTGATTTAGCGATTCAATTATTTGATGATTTAGTCTTGTCAGAAGATTTTGAAGAGTTTTTAACACTTCCAGCTTATCAATACATTTAAAATTTAAAACAAAAAATGCCCCAAAATGCGGCAACATTTAAAGGGCAAGTCATTATTATAAACAACTTATTTTAGAAATACAATATTATGAAAAATTTACCACAAGGAAGTTACAATTCTGCATTAGAAACGGTAAGAAACTTAAAAGAAAAGTTCGGTAAATCATGGAACGCTATTAGTCCAGAAAGTGCTGCTAGAATGGCGACACAAAACCGTTTTAGAACTGGTTTAGATATTGCGAAATATACAGCCTCAATCATGAGAAAAGATATGGCAGATTATGATGCTGATTCTTCTCAGTACACTCAGTCCTTAGGATGCTGGCATGGATTTGTCGCTCAACAAAAGATGATTGCGGTTAAAAAACATAATAAAACTACAGATAAAAAATATTTATACTTATCAGGTTGGATGGTAGCGGCATTACGTTCTGAATTTGGACCATTACCAGATCAGTCTATGCACGAGAAAACAGCAGTTGCAGGGTTAATTGAAGAGATTTACGATTTTTTGCGTCAAGCAGATGCTATTGAATTAAATGATTTATTCAGAAGGTTAGAGGCTGGAGAAGATGTGCAAGGTCAAATCGATAATTTCGAAACACATATTGTTCCGATTATTGCAGATATCGATGCAGGTTTTGGAAACGAAGAAGCTACCTATTTATTAGCTAAAAAAATGATCCAAGCTGGTGCTTGTGCAATTCAAATTGAAAATCAAGTATCAGATGCAAAGCAATGTGGACACCAAGATGGTAAGGTAACTGTTCCACATGAAGATTTTATTGCAAAGTTAAATGCTGTTCGTTA contains:
- the aceB gene encoding malate synthase A — its product is MEIKAILNDIQFNGFEVESYQSILTPEAKAFLIELHVKFNNKRLKLLEERVRMQEYFDEGNYPSFPKETESIRNSDWVCKPLPKDLLDRRVEITGPVNRKMVINALNSGAKTFMADFEDSNSPTISNILNGQQNLFDANTKTISFYNDIKDKTYNLNDETAVLLVRPRGLHLNERHFVLDGEEMSGSLVDFGLYFFHNIKVLLEQGTATYFYLPKLEHYLEARWWNEVFVFAQEYLGIAQDTIKATVLIETITASFQLDEIIYELKDHMAGLNCGRWDYIFSYIKKFRNHEGFLVPNRAQVTMSSPFMKAYSQRVVQRCHVRRVHAMGGMAAQIPVKNDEEANKAAYAKVEGDKLQEVKNGHDGTWVAHPGLVKVAMDVFNEHMPTSNQIGNKREDLIVTEEELVEMPIGTVTETGIRENINVGILYIESWLAGNGAAALYNLMEDAATAEISRTQIWQWLHKGVSLESEDEFDVEMYQKLKIQEIEKIKEMVGEESFKTRRFDLAIQLFDDLVLSEDFEEFLTLPAYQYI